The following coding sequences lie in one Rutidosis leptorrhynchoides isolate AG116_Rl617_1_P2 chromosome 4, CSIRO_AGI_Rlap_v1, whole genome shotgun sequence genomic window:
- the LOC139844369 gene encoding glucan endo-1,3-beta-glucosidase-like, with amino-acid sequence MESKLVILALLVITILAVTDAQSVGVCYGRIGDGLPSPQDVVKLYQNKGITRMRIYDPDQATLQALKGTNIELMLGVPNDALQSLNDQNAANTWVNNNVVKYPDVKFRYIAVGNEVDPNNENSKYVNFLLPALQNVHNAIKSANLDNKIKVSTATYTGLLDKTFPPSNGVFKDNVKGFIGPIIKYLAQNNLPMLANIYPYFGYLGDPNKNLPYALFTAPGTVVNDNGRMYSNLFDAQLDAHYAAQAPLGGQNVEIVVSESGWPSAGGDGTTLDNAGTYYKNLIRHVKGTSGTPLKPGRSIETYLFAMFDENKKTGAETEKHFGIFSPNQQAKYQLSF; translated from the exons ATGGAATCAAAACTTGTAATACTTGCTCTTCTAGTTATAACTATTCTCGCTGTCACag ATGCACAATCGGTTGGCGTGTGCTACGGGCGAATTGGTGATGGTTTACCCTCGCCACAAGACGTGGTAAAGCTTTACCAAAACAAGGGTATAACAAGGATGCGAATCTACGATCCAGATCAAGCAACTCTCCAAGCACTCAAAGGAACCAACATCGAACTCATGCTTGGTGTTCCTAACGACGCCTTACAATCCCTTAACGATCAAAACGCCGCAAACACTTGGGTTAACAACAACGTCGTTAAGTACCCCGACGTTAAGTTTAGATACATTGCCGTAGGAAATGAAGTAGACCCAAATAACGAAAATAGTAAATATGTAAATTTTCTACTTCCGGCGTTACAAAATGTTCACAACGCAATTAAATCCGCAAACCTAGATAACAAAATTAAAGTCTCAACCGCAACCTACACTGGTCTCTTAGACAAAACGTTTCCACCAAGTAATGGCGTTTTTAAAGATAATGTAAAGGGGTTTATCGGGCCGATAATTAAATATCTAGCCCAAAATAATTTACCTATGCTTGCTAACATTTACCCGTATTTTGGTTACCTTGGTGACCCGAATAAGAATCTTCCGTACGCATTGTTTACTGCACCGGGAACTGTTGTGAACGATAATGGTCGAATGTATTCTAACTTATTTGACGCGCAATTAGATGCTCATTACGCAGCTCAAGCGCCACTTGGTGGACAAAATGTGGAGATTGTTGTGTCGGAAAGCGGATGGCCTTCAGCTGGTGGTGATGGAACGACATTAGATAATGCTGGAACTTATTATAAAAATTTGATTCGACATGTTAAAGGGACATCAGGGACACCATTGAAGCCGGGAAGATCGATAGAGACGTATTTGTTTGCGATGTTCGATGAAAATAAAAAAACCGGAGCTGAAACAGAGAAACATTTCGGGATTTTTTCGCCTAATCAACAGGCTAAGTACCAGTTGAGCTTCTAA